A section of the Candidatus Binatia bacterium genome encodes:
- a CDS encoding LLM class F420-dependent oxidoreductase, producing MGILPRDRLPYGMQLPVVAQSRLFAQPWEAEARVEDIVRIAQACDEAGFFYLGVCDHVCIPTDRVPAMSSVWYDSLATLSFLAGVTRRVRLLSYVYVLPYRHPLATAKAFATLDVLSGGRVILGVGTGHLEGEFRVLGVEYGSRAALADEAIDLIRAAWQTGSPRHRGKHFRVEDVVLAPLPLQKPRPPIWVGGSSRAALRRAAARGDGWLPQGVPKMGMEAALAFLREERARLSGLPIDVGMNSPWLYLGEPSFEVPPGTVTGSPRKIAECLWSLRSRGADHVGVRFRARCCQELVEQILRFGEEVGPLLRT from the coding sequence GTGGGCATTCTGCCGCGCGACCGTCTGCCCTACGGGATGCAGCTTCCCGTCGTGGCGCAAAGCCGGCTTTTCGCGCAACCCTGGGAAGCGGAGGCTCGCGTCGAAGACATCGTTCGGATCGCGCAGGCGTGCGACGAGGCCGGGTTTTTCTACCTCGGCGTCTGCGACCACGTGTGTATCCCGACCGACCGGGTGCCGGCGATGTCTTCGGTCTGGTACGACTCCCTGGCCACGCTTTCTTTCCTCGCGGGGGTGACACGCCGGGTGCGGCTTCTCTCGTATGTCTACGTCCTGCCTTACCGGCATCCCCTCGCGACGGCGAAAGCTTTCGCGACGCTCGACGTCCTTTCGGGAGGCCGCGTCATCCTGGGCGTGGGCACGGGGCACCTCGAGGGAGAGTTCCGGGTCCTCGGCGTGGAGTACGGGAGTCGGGCCGCGCTCGCGGACGAAGCCATCGACCTGATCCGCGCAGCGTGGCAGACGGGCTCCCCGCGCCACCGGGGAAAACACTTCCGGGTGGAGGACGTCGTGCTCGCTCCTCTCCCGCTGCAGAAGCCCCGGCCTCCCATCTGGGTAGGGGGTTCGAGTCGGGCGGCCCTGCGAAGAGCCGCGGCGCGGGGGGACGGCTGGCTTCCGCAGGGCGTTCCCAAGATGGGGATGGAAGCAGCCCTGGCCTTCTTGCGTGAAGAGCGGGCGCGCCTTTCGGGCTTACCGATCGACGTCGGCATGAACAGCCCCTGGCTCTACCTGGGAGAGCCGTCTTTCGAGGTGCCGCCCGGAACGGTGACGGGTTCCCCCCGGAAGATCGCCGAATGCCTCTGGTCGCTCCGCAGCCGCGGGGCCGACCACGTGGGTGTCCGCTTTCGCGCCAGGTGCTGCCAGGAGCTCGTGGAACAAATTCTCCGCTTCGGCGAGGAAGTGGGGCCGCTGCTGCGAACGTGA
- a CDS encoding oxidoreductase, which produces MDVKLPLEMPIEEAMRTQRAIRRLKPDPVPDELVLHLLSLAIKAPSGSNAQNWEFVVVKDPAVKAKLARLNRMAWSLYGGIGRRLVRRAGDEQMEKIIRAVQWQADHFEEIPVIVVACLRAYILPWPPVLAASLYGSIFPAVQNLLLAARAANLGAALITLPLWSRFLARRALGLPWYVTPCAVVPLGWPRGRYGPTRRKPVESVVSLDRYGNRAFASRQRATEATRGFEAEGSKPVGSDSSGAKA; this is translated from the coding sequence ATGGACGTGAAGCTTCCGCTCGAGATGCCCATCGAAGAAGCCATGCGCACGCAGCGTGCGATCCGGCGCCTCAAGCCCGATCCCGTGCCGGACGAGCTCGTGCTCCACCTTCTGAGCCTGGCGATCAAGGCCCCGAGCGGTTCGAACGCCCAGAACTGGGAGTTCGTGGTCGTCAAGGACCCCGCGGTCAAGGCCAAGCTCGCGCGGCTCAATCGTATGGCCTGGTCGCTTTACGGTGGAATCGGCCGCCGGCTTGTCCGCCGGGCCGGCGACGAGCAGATGGAGAAGATCATCCGTGCCGTACAGTGGCAGGCCGACCACTTCGAGGAAATTCCCGTGATCGTCGTCGCGTGCCTGCGGGCGTACATCCTCCCCTGGCCGCCCGTGCTCGCGGCGAGCCTCTACGGGTCGATTTTTCCCGCGGTGCAGAACCTTCTGCTCGCGGCCAGGGCGGCCAACCTGGGGGCCGCGCTCATCACGCTGCCGCTCTGGAGCCGTTTTCTCGCGCGGCGGGCACTCGGCCTTCCGTGGTACGTGACCCCGTGTGCGGTGGTGCCGCTCGGATGGCCGCGGGGGCGTTACGGTCCCACGCGCAGAAAGCCCGTGGAATCCGTCGTTTCTCTCGACCGGTACGGGAACCGGGCGTTCGCCTCGCGGCAGCGAGCTACCGAAGCAACTCGAGGGTTCGAGGCCGAAGGCTCGAAACCCGTAGGAAGTGATTCTTCCGGGGCGAAAGCGTAA
- the gltP gene encoding sodium:dicarboxylate symporter, whose protein sequence is MAWTERLPWSWKLHWQILAGMALGVLAGAVLGPASGYLDPVGEIFLRLLRMVVVPLVFSSLVVGTAGLGNATSVGRMGLKALVYYTSTSALAIVAGLFLVNVIRPGVGADLPLEAEPVGVDVGGEKIGETLLGIVPENPFHAMAEGNILAVIFFALVVGLFTYRLPERPRSTIFGLAEAVFDLMMRVTEFVIRLAPIGVFALMATLAGTTGFDVFPPLFLYMATVASGLALHAFVTLPLLLLFFGRVSPFGWFSLVSPALATAFSTASSSATLPVTMECVERRVPNQVSSFVLPLGATINMDGTALYEGVAALFIAQAYGIDLGFGEQAVVLVTALLASIGAAGIPMAGLVMMVIVLRAVGLPLEGVGLVLAVDRVLDMCRTAVNVWSDTVGAVVLARWEKVPLVEVGDSPE, encoded by the coding sequence ATGGCCTGGACCGAACGCCTGCCCTGGTCCTGGAAACTCCACTGGCAAATCCTCGCAGGAATGGCGCTGGGTGTGTTGGCGGGAGCCGTTCTGGGGCCGGCCTCGGGGTACCTCGACCCGGTCGGCGAGATCTTCCTCAGGCTCTTGCGGATGGTGGTGGTGCCTCTCGTGTTCTCCTCGCTCGTCGTGGGCACGGCGGGACTCGGGAACGCGACGAGCGTGGGGAGAATGGGGCTCAAGGCACTCGTCTACTACACGTCCACGAGCGCGCTTGCGATCGTTGCCGGGCTATTTCTGGTCAACGTGATTCGCCCGGGGGTCGGAGCGGATCTCCCGCTCGAGGCCGAGCCCGTGGGCGTCGACGTCGGGGGCGAGAAAATCGGAGAGACCCTGCTCGGCATCGTTCCCGAGAATCCGTTCCACGCCATGGCGGAAGGAAACATCCTGGCCGTGATCTTTTTCGCGCTCGTCGTGGGTCTTTTCACGTACCGGCTTCCGGAAAGACCGCGGTCGACGATTTTCGGGCTGGCCGAAGCGGTCTTCGATCTCATGATGCGCGTGACGGAGTTCGTCATCCGGCTCGCGCCGATCGGGGTTTTCGCGCTCATGGCGACGCTGGCCGGCACGACGGGGTTCGACGTCTTCCCGCCGCTTTTCCTCTACATGGCAACCGTGGCTTCCGGGCTCGCCCTCCACGCCTTCGTCACCCTACCGTTGCTTCTCCTGTTCTTCGGGCGCGTCTCGCCTTTCGGCTGGTTTTCTCTCGTCTCGCCGGCCCTTGCCACGGCGTTTTCCACCGCCTCGAGTTCGGCCACGCTTCCCGTCACGATGGAATGCGTCGAGCGACGCGTACCGAATCAGGTGAGCTCCTTCGTCCTCCCTCTCGGCGCCACGATCAACATGGACGGCACGGCCCTCTACGAGGGTGTCGCCGCGCTCTTCATCGCGCAGGCGTACGGAATCGACCTCGGCTTCGGGGAGCAAGCCGTGGTTCTCGTGACGGCTCTTCTCGCGTCGATCGGCGCCGCGGGCATCCCCATGGCGGGCCTCGTGATGATGGTGATCGTGCTCCGCGCCGTGGGGCTTCCCCTCGAAGGCGTGGGACTCGTGCTCGCCGTCGACCGGGTCCTCGACATGTGCCGGACCGCCGTGAACGTCTGGAGCGACACGGTGGGCGCCGTCGTCCTGGCCCGATGGGAAAAGGTCCCGCTCGTGGAGGTCGGAGATTCGCCGGAATGA
- a CDS encoding pyruvate kinase has translation MSTHERPTPRRRTKIVATIGPASESPETLEALLEAGVDVARLNCAHETPHSLPGRVSFLRELSRRKGVSLAILADLGGPKLRIGKLRSGALELAPGREFVLTTESLLGNEERASVDYPNLPSEVKPGEPIYLNDGIVRLRVLEVRGNEIRTRVEQGGWVRDGNGLNLPRSELRAEALTPRDREALDALRGTPVDYVGLSFVRSAADIARLRHELEKRRLQVPIVAKIEKAQAVSALGEILDAADAAMVARGDLGVECPLEETPVLQKRIVRECHARARPVVTATQMLESMTHSARPTRAEATDVANAALDGTDAVMLSAETAIGAHPVRAVETMREILVRAAAFALEVGWPPRATGERLATEDAVSQSACSAARAVGAGSIVCLTQSGLTARLVASWRPRGRILAATPNESTYHRLALVWGVEPVLVPAFGKSFDESCEAVLAFLRDTGRVSRGETVVLTAGLPFSAGRRANTVRIETA, from the coding sequence ATGAGCACCCACGAACGGCCGACCCCGCGTAGGCGCACGAAAATCGTCGCCACGATCGGACCCGCGAGCGAATCTCCCGAGACGCTCGAGGCGCTCCTCGAAGCGGGCGTCGACGTGGCGCGGCTGAACTGCGCGCACGAAACCCCGCACTCGCTGCCCGGCCGCGTGTCCTTTCTCCGCGAACTCTCGCGCCGCAAGGGCGTTTCGCTCGCGATCCTGGCCGACCTCGGGGGTCCCAAGCTCCGGATCGGCAAGCTTCGCTCCGGCGCCCTCGAACTCGCTCCGGGCCGCGAGTTCGTTCTCACCACCGAGTCGCTCCTCGGGAACGAGGAACGTGCGTCCGTCGATTACCCGAATCTGCCTTCCGAGGTGAAGCCAGGGGAGCCGATTTACCTGAACGACGGGATCGTCCGGCTCCGGGTCCTGGAAGTCCGGGGCAACGAAATCCGTACCCGCGTCGAGCAAGGCGGGTGGGTGCGCGACGGCAACGGGCTCAACCTCCCGCGGTCCGAACTGCGAGCCGAGGCGCTCACGCCGCGGGACCGCGAGGCCCTCGACGCCCTTCGCGGCACGCCGGTCGACTACGTCGGGCTCTCGTTCGTCCGCTCCGCGGCCGACATCGCGCGACTCCGGCACGAGCTCGAAAAACGCCGGCTCCAAGTCCCGATCGTCGCCAAGATCGAAAAGGCACAGGCCGTCTCGGCACTCGGAGAAATCCTCGACGCAGCCGACGCGGCGATGGTCGCGAGGGGAGACCTCGGCGTGGAATGTCCGCTCGAGGAGACCCCCGTACTCCAGAAACGGATCGTGAGGGAATGTCACGCGAGGGCACGACCCGTCGTCACCGCCACGCAGATGCTCGAATCGATGACACACTCGGCGCGACCCACGAGGGCGGAAGCGACGGACGTCGCCAACGCGGCCCTGGACGGCACCGACGCGGTGATGCTCTCCGCGGAGACGGCCATCGGAGCCCACCCCGTCCGCGCCGTCGAGACGATGCGCGAGATCCTCGTTCGTGCGGCGGCTTTCGCTCTCGAGGTCGGCTGGCCGCCGCGGGCCACGGGCGAGCGGCTCGCCACCGAAGACGCCGTCTCGCAGAGTGCCTGTTCGGCGGCGCGTGCCGTGGGCGCCGGTTCGATCGTGTGCCTCACTCAGAGCGGACTCACGGCCCGGCTCGTCGCGAGCTGGCGCCCTCGGGGCCGGATTCTCGCCGCCACGCCGAACGAGTCGACCTACCACCGGCTTGCGCTCGTCTGGGGTGTGGAGCCCGTCCTGGTACCCGCTTTCGGCAAGAGCTTCGACGAATCCTGCGAGGCCGTCCTCGCGTTTTTGCGCGATACGGGCCGGGTCTCCCGCGGGGAGACCGTCGTCCTCACGGCCGGCCTTCCCTTCTCGGCCGGCCGGCGGGCCAACACCGTGAGAATCGAGACGGCGTGA